Part of the Rhodohalobacter sp. 614A genome is shown below.
GCAGATTTCTCTTCTGAAATGCCTTTCGGAAAAATAGATAAGTGCTCCTTTCAAGGGATAAATCACCAGGCGAGAATTGAATATAAAATTGAATTGGATCAGGAGCTTTCAACCGGAGATTCAATCCGTGCCAGCTTACTTTTTAGCAATGATATTCAGTCGATACCGAAATTCAAATCTTCGGGTAAAAACCGGGGTTCACATGAATGGAACCTGGTTTTGCCTTCTTGCCATGTGCTTGGCGAAATAAAGATTGATGGATATGAAAAAAAAGAAATTGCATTCAACGGATTAGGCTATCATGATCACAACACCGGGTTTGAGCCTTTAAAAAAGAGCTTTAAAGAATGGTACTGGGGAAGATATCACCTGGAAGATTCTACATTTATTTATTACTTGATGAACCGCGGTGATTCCTGGGAAAACAGAGCATGGATCATTGATAAAAATGGCTCTCTTTTTGAATGTGAAGATGTTGAAATTTCCAGTTATAGTTTGTCACTATTTGGATTTAAATCAGCGAGGGTTATTGAATGCAAAGCCGGTGATGTTGAAATTTTTGTTCAACTGGATCAGGTATTGGATAACGGCCCTTTTTATCAGCGTTTTGGAGGACGATTACTTCTGAAAAATGAGAGTGGAATTAGCGAATCAAGGGGAATATCGGAGTATATCAGACCGGCCAGAATTCATCAAAAAATTTTCAGACCATTAGTAAATATGCGAATTACTTATCCTGGAAAAATTCATTGGGTTCAGAAAAATCCTCATCTGTACCGTTGGACATGGTGATGAAATCTTCGAAGTAGTTTTTACTCCTGACTAACTTTTCAGGAACTAATTGCCTTTTCAATTCTGTCTTTCAGGGCGGGAATGATGGGATGAGATATTTCACTTTCAAACGGTTCGATAAAAATAGTTGAACAGGAGAGATGGTCAGCCGTTCGAAAGTGATCGTAAAGATCTCGTGCTAAAGACGGGTAATCTTCATCATAGGAATGGACATTCTTTTGAGAAGATTGTTGCCGTTGACGGTGAAAGAGATAGTAGTGATTTGAATCTGTAATTTTAAGAATCGGCTCCACAAGCCACTGTACATCGGCCCTGGGTTTGTAGTGAGTAAATCTTGTGCCAGGGCTTTTCTTTTGAGTTGATTCGTCTGACTGATCAGCCACCCATACTTTTTGACACAATACATCTTCAATCATTCTTGCATCTACAAATCCGGGGCGGAGAACGGTGATTTTTTCACCACTCAAATCCACAACAGTCGATTCCAAGCCGATTTTTGAAGAATCACCATCCAGAACGGGGAGCTCAGGGCCGAAGTCTTCTTCAATATGACGGATATTTGTAGGGCTCGGCC
Proteins encoded:
- a CDS encoding L-threonylcarbamoyladenylate synthase — encoded protein: MKVTLEKATDLIKKGHTVAIPTETVYGLAADAFNVNAVKKIFEQKGRPSENPLIVHISDFDQLDLLASEIPETVKKLADQFWPGPLSIVLKKKDSVPDIVTGGLDTVAIRMPDHPLTLSLIKKTVPLTAPSANKSGRPSPTNIRHIEEDFGPELPVLDGDSSKIGLESTVVDLSGEKITVLRPGFVDARMIEDVLCQKVWVADQSDESTQKKSPGTRFTHYKPRADVQWLVEPILKITDSNHYYLFHRQRQQSSQKNVHSYDEDYPSLARDLYDHFRTADHLSCSTIFIEPFESEISHPIIPALKDRIEKAISS